From Callithrix jacchus isolate 240 chromosome 15, calJac240_pri, whole genome shotgun sequence, one genomic window encodes:
- the UCN2 gene encoding urocortin-2 yields MTRWALLVLMVLMLGRVQVVPVTPIPTFQLRPQNSPQTTPRPAASESPSAATKCPWAARSHCSPTRHPGSRIVLSLDVPIGLLQILLEQARARAAREQAATNARILARVGHR; encoded by the coding sequence ATGACCAGGTGGGCTCTGCTGGTGCTGATGGTCCTGATGTTGGGCAGAGTCCAGGTTGTCCCGGTGACCCCTATTCCAACCTTCCAGCTCCGCCCTCAGAACTCTCCACAGACCACTCCCCGACCTGCAGCCTCAGAGAGCCCCTCAGCTGCTACCAAATGCCCCTGGGCTGCCCGGAGCCACTGCAGCCCCACCCGGCACCCTGGCTCACGCATCGTCCTATCGCTGGATGTCCCCATCGGCCTCTTGCAGATCTTACTGGAGCAAGCCAGGGCCAGGGCTGCCAGGGAGCAGGCCGCCACCAATGCCCGCATCCTGGCCCGTGTTGGCCACCGCTGA